In Humulus lupulus chromosome 6, drHumLupu1.1, whole genome shotgun sequence, a single genomic region encodes these proteins:
- the LOC133781466 gene encoding receptor-like protein EIX1 — MMKIVGLMLLIGLANVASSESNQPQCIHKEKEALLSFKQTLNDSNHVLSSWTDNSTSQNCCAWSYITCDNQTNHVVAIDLSYQSLNGIGGHGEFGSSLAELKHLNHLQLVGMNIIRIPKFVFSLKELTYLDLSDNPISGLIPPHFGNLTKLEFLSLSSTSKMTVDNLEWLSQLTSLRTFHLSNCLFPKVDTSSLSHTNYSFKFLESLHLIGNYIHPTTITWLLNSSFLLNDLSLVYNIINGPFPNSFKHAKSLENVDLSGNQIESEVPESLGNLTKLKSLDLSHNNLSGTFHDLLENLAGSTKNSLERLDLSFNQLGELNLEDFENTFPSLIYLYLDNNQLEGSFPNRLKIFPCLQMLSLDNNKITGLLPDLSSMPNLTYVTVSNNKLDGTSSESIGKLNYLETLNISSNSLSGIISEVNLQCPKLKTLDLSYNPAMRLKFNSNWIPSFQLTFIGMNSCKLGPYFPSWLQTQTHVSYLDISNSNISGPVPSWFTNITSNLNYLNMSINLLNSTLPNIPSIEHFRVLKNSPYLHDGNNSYVRSSSSNYSGKIGNFIVDLSFNKFQGSVPPSLSSTATELYLSNNKFTDLQSFLCESKDEYRRIVIIDLSHNKLFGNISDCWDSFHHLYILNLEYNKLFGEIPSSIQTNTIETLQLGHNNFSGSLPSSLENCTSLRVLDLPSNSLEGPIPSWIGEKLNKLVFLSLKSNKFNGSIPLNLCHLTQIQILDFSLNDLSGAIPHCIKNFTAKAQADKYLNSTLTSDIDYRRGTFGLDVVSYHDNILYMNYATLTWKGVEHRYDKLLGLLRIIDLSCNKLNGEIPAELTDLSQLVQLYLSRNNLRGGIPINIGKLTKLLVLDLSHNKIHGQIPISLAEIDFLSYMDLSDNRLSGKIPTGTQLQSFDPSVYAMNLGLCGLPLSKTCQRDDNNEGDDDDEEDGGELWIDLPWFYMGIGVGFAIGFCGVCGNLLINASWRMSYYRMMHRFGDLLYVMIIVKWNLLKRKLARH; from the coding sequence atgatgAAAATAGTGGGGCTTATGCTCTTGATTGGCCTTGCAAATGTGGCGAGTTCAGAGAGTAATCAACCTCAGTGCATACACAAAGAGAAAGAGGCTCTCCTCAGCTTTAAGCAAACTCTAAATGACTCTAACCATGTTCTCTCCTCTTGGACCGATAACAGCACAAGTCAAAACTGTTGTGCTTGGAGTTACATCACTTGTGACAACCAGACCAATCATGTCGTCGCTATTGATCTTTCTTATCAAAGTCTAAACGGAATCGGTGGCCATGGTGAGTTTGGGTCGTCTTTGGCTGAACTGAAGCATTTGAACCACTTGCAGCTCGTTGGCATGAACATTATTCGAATTCCAAAGTTTGTTTTCTCTTTAAAAGAGCTTACATATCTCGATCTTAGCGACAATCCAATCAGTGGACTTATTCCACCACACTTTGGAAATCTCACCAAATTGGAGTTTCTTAGTCTTTCAAGCACTTCTAAAATGACTGTTGATAATCTTGAATGGCTCTCCCAACTCACTTCTTTGAGGACCTTTCACCTATCAAATTGTCTATTTCCCAAGGTAGATACTTCCTCTCTTTCCCATACAAATTATTCCTTCAAATTTCTTGAATCACTTCATCTCATTGGGAATTATATACATCCTACAACAATTACTTGGTTATTAAATTCCAGTTTTCTTCTTAATGATCTTTCCCTGGTATATAACATCATAAATGGTCCTTTTCCAAATTCCTTTAAACACGCAAAATCTCTTGAAAATGTTGATTTGTCAGGGAACCAAATTGAAAGTGAAGTGCCAGAATCCTTAGGCAACCTTACCAAATTAAAATCCTTGGATTTGTCTCATAACAATCTTAGTGGAACATTTCATGATCTTCTAGAAAACTTGGCAGGTTCCACCAAGAATTCTTTGGAGAGATTAGACTTGAGTTTTAACCAACTTGGTGAGTTAAATCTTGAGGACTTTGAAAACACATTCCCatctttgatatatttatatcttGATAATAATCAGTTGGAGGGTTCTTTCCCTAACCGTTTAAAGATATTTCCTTGTCTTCAAATGTTGAGTTTGGATAACAACAAAATCACAGGGCTATTGCCTGATCTTTCATCAATGCCAAATTTGACATATGTCACTGTATCCAACAATAAGTTGGATGGTACTTCGAGTGAAAGTATTGGCAAGCTTAATTATCTTGAAACTTTAAACATTTCTTCCAACTCTCTTTCTGGGATTATCTCTGAAGTGAACCTACAGTGTCCCAAATTAAAAACTCTAGATTTATCATATAATCCAGCTATGAGATTGAAATTCAACTCCAATTGGATACCTTCATTTCAGCTTACTTTCATTGGAATGAATTCTTGCAAGTTAGGTCCCTATTTTCCTAGTTGGCTCCAAACTCAAACACATGTCTCCTATCTAGACATTTCCAACTCTAATATTTCAGGTCCTGTTCCTTCTTGGTTCACAAATATTACTTCCAACTTGAATTATTTAAATATGTCCATAAATCTACTTAATAGCACCTTGCCAAATATTCCATCAATAGAACACTTTAGAGTGTTGAAAAATTCTCCATATTTACACGATGGCAATAATTCATATGTGAGATCCTCTTCATCAAATTATAGTGGGAAAATAGGTAATTTTATAGTTGACTTAAGTTTCAACAAATTCCAAGGTTCTGTCCCACCTTCTTTGTCATCTACAGCAACTGAATTGTATCTCTCCAATAATAAATTCACCGACTTGCAGTCTTTTCTATGTGAATCAAAAGATGAGTACAGGCGAATAGTAATTATTGATCTTTCTCATAATAAATTATTTGGAAATATTTCAGATTGCTGGGATAGTTTCCACCATTTGTATATTCTAAATTTAGAATACAATAAGTTGTTTGGAGAGATTCCGAGCTCAATTCAAACGAATACCATTGAAACTCTACAATTAGGACACAATAACTTCTCAGGAAGTTTGCCTTCCTCATTGGAAAATTGCACTTCACTTCGAGTTCTAGATTTGCCGAGTAATAGTTTGGAAGGACCAATACCATCATGGATTGGAGAGAAACTAAACAAGTTGGTTTTTCTTAGTTTGAAGTCAAATAAATTTAATGGAAGTATACCATTGAATCTTTGTCATCTTACTCAAATCCAAATATTGGATTTTTCCTTGAATGATTTATCAGGAGCCATTCCTCATTGCATTAAAAATTTCACTGCAAAGGCTCAAGCGGATAAATATTTGAATTCTACCCTTACTTCAGACATCGACTATCGCAGAGGAACTTTTGGGTTGGATGTTGTGTCATACCATGACAATATTTTGTATATGAATTATGCAACACTAACTTGGAAAGGAGTAGAGCACAGATATGATAAGTTGTTGGGATTGCTGAGAATTATTGACTTATCATGTAACAAATTGAATGGAGAGATTCCTGCTGAATTGACTGATCTTTCTCAATTGGTTCAACTGTATCTATCAAGGAATAATTTACGTGGGGGGATTCCAATAAATATTGGAAAATTGACTAAGCTACTAGTGCTTGATTTGTCCCACAACAAAATACATGGCCAAATTCCCATAAGCTTGGCTGAAATAGATTTCTTGAGTTACATGGATTTGTCGGACAATAGGCTGTCAGGAAAAATCCCTACTGGTACTCAGCTACAAAGCTTTGATCCTTCCGTATATGCAATGAATCTTGGGCTGTGTGGGCTTCCTCTGTCAAAGACATGCCAACGAGATGACAATAATGAaggagatgatgatgatgaagaagatggTGGAGAGTTATGGATTGACTTGCCATGGTTTTACATGGGAATTGGAGTTGGATTCGCTATTGGATTTTGTGGCGTTTGTGGGAACCTATTGATAAATGCTTCATGGAGAATGTCCTATTATCGGATGATGCATAGATTTGGAGACTTGCTTTATGTGATGATCATTGTAAAGTGGAATTTGTTGAAGAGAAAACTAGCTCGGCACTAA
- the LOC133781475 gene encoding pentatricopeptide repeat-containing protein At1g03100, mitochondrial-like translates to MMIIRRQMGYRITALFPAYAHKFKAYSSSISVCGFARSCLANPNEVAIFLGRNNEFPLEMKSFSTMTGTILVQAGDPARISVEIENALDEHRLEDTWEFYKQHMQIDGFPRKSVVNKLLAAFAESLDVLWLEKAFGMVERIFEKGKQNLLQKETLIYLSISLAKVQLSVPASTILRKLVEMEQFPPVSAWSATLAYMCQTGPGAYLAAELILEIGYLFQDSRIDPRKKSNAPLLAMKPNTTAFNIALAGCLLFGTHRKAEQLIDMMPRVGVKLDSDLLIVMAHIYERNGRREELRKLQRYINDAHNLSDVQLRQFYNCLLTCHLKLGDLGSASNMVLEMLRKAKVARSSFAAASIVIDAVGNEGKSSCVLGSRLTSSHEESRGLEYDRPIKISLVSYEEYLRDQNFVKLDTEAKEVLNTMLAKLQTQVELLTSERGIIQPTEEILVKLVKAFLEAGKIKDLAEFLIKVEREDSPVSNDDSMIVHVISSCISLGWLDQAHDLLDEMVLAGVSIASSVYSSLLKAYCQANRVGDVAALLRDARRAGIQLDSSSYQALLQYKVMQEDTQGALHLFKEMKVAEISKTGHQEFEKLVKGCEEGNEAKLMGKLLHEIKEGQRVDSGVHDWNNVIHFFSKKRLMQDAEKALKKMRSLGHTPNAQTFHSMVTAYAAIGGNYIEVTELWGEMKSLASATPMKFDQELLDSVLYTFVRGGFFSRANEVVEMMERGKMFVDKYKYRTLFLKYHKTLYRGKTPKFQTEGQHRKREEALIFKRWVGLN, encoded by the coding sequence ATGATGATAATTAGGAGACAAATGGGTTATCGCATCACTGCACTCTTCCCTGCATATGCGCACAAGTTTAAAGCTTATTCAAGTTCCATTTCTGTTTGTGGGTTTGCTCGCTCTTGTTTAGCCAATCCAAATGAGGTGGCTATATTTTTGGGAAGGAATAATGAATTCCCGCTTGAGATGAAGTCTTTCTCGACTATGACAGGAACAATATTGGTACAGGCTGGAGACCCAGCTAGGATAAGTGTGGAAATAGAGAATGCACTTGATGAGCATAGACTTGAAGATACGTGGGAATTTTATAAACAACATATGCAGATAGATGGGTTCCCTAGAAAGTCTGTTGTGAATAAACTTCTTGCAGCTTTTGCTGAAAGCCTTGATGTTCTGTGGTTAGAGAAGGCCTTTGGGATGGTAGAACGAATTTTTGAGAAAGGAAAACAGAATTTATTACAGAAAGAGACACTAATTTATCTCTCTATTTCTCTAGCGAAAGTCCAATTGTCGGTTCCTGCATCAACTATTTTGAGAAAGTTGGTGGAAATGGAGCAATTTCCTCCCGTTTCTGCTTGGTCTGCAACCTTGGCATATATGTGTCAAACTGGTCCTGGGGCTTATCTTGCAGCTGAGTTGATTCTTGAGATTGGTTATCTTTTTCAAGATAGTAGGATTGATCCACGGAAAAAGAGTAACGCACCTTTGCTGGCTATGAAGCCTAATACTACTGCTTTCAACATTGCTTTGGCCGGGTGCCTCTTGTTTGGAACACATAGGAAAGCAGAGCAGCTCATTGACATGATGCCTCGAGTTGGTGTGAAACTTGACTCTGACTTACTGATAGTCATGGCACATATATACGAGAGAAATGGACGAAGAGAAGAGCTTAGGAAACTCCAACGGTACATAAATGATGCACACAACCTAAGTGATGTTCAATTGCGACAGTTCTATAATTGTTTGCTTACATGCCATTTGAAATTGGGTGATCTTGGTTCTGCATCAAACATGGTTTTAGAAATGCTTCGGAAAGCAAAAGTAGCTAGGTCCTCTTTTGCTGCTGCATCGATAGTAATTGATGCTGTTGGAAATGAAGGCAAATCCTCTTGTGTTCTTGGTTCCAGGTTGACTTCGAGCCATGAAGAATCTAGAGGTTTGGAATATGATAGACCAATTAAAATCTCCCTGGTATCTTATGAGGAGTATTTAAGAGATCAGAACTTTGTGAAACTCGATACTGAAGCAAAGGAGGTGCTGAATACCATGTTAGCTAAGCTGCAAACTCAAGTTGAACTGTTAACATCTGAACGAGGTATCATCCAACCAACTGAGGAAATTTTGGTGAAATTAGTGAAAGCATTTCTAGAAGCAGGAAAGATTAAAGATTTGGCAGAGTTTCTCATCAAGGTAGAGAGAGAAGATTCTCCAGTTTCCAATGATGATTCAATGATAGTTCATGTCATAAGTTCATGCATATCGCTTGGTTGGTTAGACCAAGCACATGACCTTTTAGATGAGATGGTATTGGCTGGTGTCAGCATTGCTTCTTCTGTATATTCTTCTCTCTTAAAAGCATATTGTCAAGCAAACCGAGTAGGAGACGTTGCAGCACTTCTTCGCGATGCTCGTAGGGCAGGAATCCAACTAGATTCTAGCTCTTATCAGGCATTGCTTCAGTACAAGGTGATGCAAGAAGATACACAAGGAGCCCTCCATCTATTCAAAGAGATGAAAGTAGCAGAGATATCGAAAACTGGTCATCAAGAATTCGAGAAGTTGGTCAAGGGATGTGAAGAGGGAAATGAAGCCAAGTTAATGGGAAAACTTTTGCACGAAATCAAGGAAGGGCAAAGAGTGGATTCTGGAGTTCATGATTGGAACAATGTAATCCACTTTTTCTCTAAGAAAAGATTGATGCAAGATGCCGAGAAAGCTCTGAAGAAAATGAGGAGTCTTGGTCATACACCAAATGCTCAGACATTCCATTCCATGGTAACTGCGTATGCAGCTATTGGGGGAAACTATATAGAAGTGACAGAACTATGGGGGGAGATGAAATCTCTTGCTTCTGCAACCCCAATGAAGTTTGATCAGGAACTCTTGGATTCTGTGCTTTACACATTTGTGAGGGGTGGGTTTTTCAGCCGAGCAAATGAAGTGGTGGAGATGATGGAGAGAGGTAAAATGTTTGTGGACAAGTACAAATACCGGACTCTTTTCTTGAAGTACCACAAAACACTTTACAGGGGCAAAACTCCCAAATTCCAAACTGAAGGCCAACACAGAAAGAGGGAGGAAGCATTAATTTTTAAGAGGTGGGTGGGATTGAATTGA